From the genome of Spirochaetota bacterium:
TTGCTCCTATTCCCAATATTTCACGTGCTTCGTTTGGCAAAGCAATCTCTCTTCCAAGCTCACGGGCAAGCCGCACCAGTCGCTCCACAAGCTGTGCATTTGATTGTGCTAAAATACTTTTTTAAGTAAAAAACAGTATCTTCAAGTCCTGTGCGCACATGCCCTCCTAAAAGTATGCTCATGGTATTCATTGCAAGCTGATATTTCCCAATGCCACTTAAAATAAAAAATATATTGTATAATAAGCAATAATATTGTATAAAAGTCAATAATTAATCTTCACCCTATTAAAATTTTTTCAAAGTAATGCCTGTACTATTTAGTACTTGACACTATAATTAATAATGTCATTGCATACTATGAAACAAAAGGAGAACCGCAGTGGCTAAAGTGATACAATCATTAGAGCGTGGATTGCGTATCCTTGAAATCCTTGCAAAATCAGACAGACCATTATCGCTCAATGAAATTACAAAACATTTTTCAATAGATAAATCGTCAATTTTCAGGCTGCTGGGAACGCTTGTTTCATATGACTTTGTGCATCAAGACCCTGATACAAAAAAATATACGCTGGGATTTAAGATCATGGAGCTTTCTGGAGCGTTTGGTGAGCAAACAAGGATTGAAACGTTTTTACGTCCGGTTTTGAAATATGTGTGCGAAAAAACACATCAGAATACTCATCTGGCAGTGTTGCACAATCAGGATGTAGTGTTTATTGCAGTGGAGCAGCCTCGCAACAATCTGAGCATGCATATATCTGTTGGGACGCGTGAGCCTGCATTTCCTACAGCATTAGGCAAGGTATTGCTTGCATTTATGGAAACAAAGGAAAAAGAAAATATCTTACATTCTGTCAGATTGAAAAAATATACCGACAATACAATAACTTCAATGTCAAGTTACAAAAAGCACCTGGCACAAATAGTTCGCGATAAATATGCAATGGACAATGAAGAATATAGGGCAGGAGTGATATGCATTGCTGCACCGGTGTTTAATCACAGAGGGATAGCTGAATATTCTATTGGGATTTCAGGTTCAAAGGAGCAGGTGTTGCCGCATATAAATGAATATATTGCAATTATAAAAGATGCCGGTGTAGAAGGATCCAGGCTTCTTGGCATGCCACAATAATTTATTCATATTCAAAATACCAGTACGGCCCTTCCTTAACAAAAAGTAAACTCATTCCATTATAAAGTTGCACGGTGGCTTTTGATTTGGCGATAGTTACCTGTGCAATTGGCTGCTTGAGTGCACTTGACAATACATCATCACCATGAACTTCTGCAATTTTTTTCTGCATTGCCAGGTATTGGGGGATATCCAAATTTTTAATGATTTCAGAATCCACATTGTAGTAGTGTGCAAATGCAGCTATCTGCGTTTTGTTCATAGATTTCAGATTACTGATTACTGTAGTGATTTTCTTTTTACTACCTGTGGATAGCAACTCTGCAACTTTTTGCATATTATCGCCTTCATATGCCTCTTTGAGTGCTTTGAATGCTTCCTGCGGAGTAAGTGGTTTTGATGGTTGGCAGGAAACAAAACTGATCGCTACAATAAGTATGATTAATAAACGCATCGGTAACTATCTCCCTGTTTTTCAACTATCATGTTATCTATTAATCGGGTGGGACCAAAAAATGCTGCAACGGCAATCACGGATTTATCCTTTAATGTTTCAATAGGCTGAAGCGTTTCATAATCTACAACTGATACGTAATCTATCTTCTTTGGCTTACCCTGGGAAATGATGTCGGTTATAGCTGGTATGAGTGTATTTGCCTGAATAACCCCCTGGGCAATAAGCTGTTGGGCTTTTTGTAGTGATTTATAAATAAAAACTGCGTTGGTACGGTCATCACCTTTGAGGTGCACATTTCGTGAACTCATGGCTAGGCCATCAGGTTCGCGTATAATTGGTGCAACGATTATTTTCACTGGAAAATTAAGGTCTTTCACCATTTTCTGAATTATAACAGCCTGCTGTATGTCTTTTTGGCCAAATACTGAAACATCAGGCTGCACAATATTGAAAAGCTTAGCTACAACAGTGAGTACTCCTCTGAAATGACCAGGGCGCGTTGCTCCACACAGATGATCGGTCATCATTTCAATATCAACATAGGTCAGGCGATTTTGATACATCTGACTGTCATCAGGCAAAAAAATCAAGTCCACACCTGCCCCTTTAGCCAGGGCAAAGTCTCTTTCATAGTCACGTGGGTAGGTATCATAGTCTTTAGGATCGTTAAACTGCATTTTGTTTACAAAAATACTCATGACTTGATAATCAGAATACTGTTTTGATATATCCACTAAACTCAGATGCCCCTGGTGAAGGTATCCCATAGTGGGAACAAATCCTATTTTTTTATTGCGTTGCCTATGCTGAGCAATTTCGTTTCGTAATTCTGAAATTGTATTAATTATTTTCATATAAAGTATTCCTCCACTATCCTAGAATAAAAGGTCATTAAGATAAACTCTCATGCAAGCTATCGTACGTACCCACCTTCTTTGCTGCAACAAGCATCATATCACCTAAATACATTTTCTTGGCAGCCATATCAGCCAATTTTCGTATCATGGAACCGGGTTTGCCTATACCACTGCCATAAGTAACAAACCGTGTAACGGCAAACCCTTTTAATTGCAATAATTTTGCAAGTGTTCTGTAGGAAAAAAAGTAAAGATGATGAGGGAAGTTGTAGTACCGCCAGTTTTTGCCAAATAGCACACCAAACGAAAAAGCACTGCTTCTACATGTTGAGATATAGAGCATGCCATTATTGTGCAATAAAGAAAAAATCTTTTCAATAAATTTATCAGGGTAATGCAGATGCTCAATGGTTGCCCACATAGTTATGCAATCATACTTTTTATTGAATTCATACGATAAAAAATCACCGCAATATGCATTCACATGTAATGAATTGCGTGCAAACTCTATGCAATCCTCTGCAATATCTATGCCTTCTGCATGCCACCCCCTCTGTGTTAAATAATCCACAAAATACCCTGCAGCACAGCCAATATCAAGTGACCATTTTTCCTTGCCAAGTGCTCTCTCAAAATCATAAAAGTGTAAGTCAATGAGGTTGAGTGTTAGTAGCCTCAGTACTTCATTACGCATGTATTCCGAAAAGTAATTGTTGTATCCACGGTCAGTACGCTTGTTAAAATATTCTTTATAGTAAAGGTGGATATTGCTGTAGTAAGGACGGGGATTCACAAATTCAAGTCCACAATTACTACACCTGACAAGATTAAAGTTTTCACCATTTTCAAAAGGCTTTGAAAACAAAGTTGTAAAATTATGACTATTACACAGAATACAGGGAACAGTTTCGTAATTCATACAATAATTGACATAAGCTCTATGCCCATTTGGCAAGTACTTTTTATGTTGAATGAAAAGTATTACTTATTTACTCTTAGTGATAATTGTTTATTGTATGTTTTATTTTTTTGCAGCTATCAATGCGTGCTAGGCAATGCTGCCAAATAAATAAAAATAATATATATCCACGTAAAATTAATTGAGCTATTGAGCTTTACAATAGTCTTGACTTTATATGTTTCATTGTATACTCTTACCGACGTATGTATTTTTATAGTAGATAGATACTATAAATACATCTATAAAGAATGAGCATAGTATTAAATAATATCAAAAATCACCATGAAAGTTTCCAATAAAATAATTGTTATTACACAAAATAAAGAATGTGAGGCGATAGTTGAAGCAATCGCTTCACAGCATCAGCTTATTGTTGAAAAAAATGAACTACTGCATTCGTTTGATGCAATTGTACATCAGATAGAAAGCTCAAAATCAACAGCCTTTTTACGTTCCTCGCTTCATACTTTTATCCGTCAAAATGGGATTCCGTTTTTCATTGTAGTTGATTATCCTGTTGCCGCCACAACACGGAACGATGCAATTGTCCAGAAAGTATTCACCACGCTACTCATTTCGTTTATGATAATAGCTCAAGGAAGTGGCCTTGCAAATATTAAAGGGAATTTTTTTGTCAATATCACACATGGTGATGTGCAATTTTTTAAAAGCAGCATTATCCATCCTGAAAAGCTTTTAACCACAATTAAAACTAATGATGAAAAGGTTAATGCTATTATCAACCATTATGCTGATCAGAAAATGTTCCATGCTTTGTTTTTTATAAAACCATGCACTTTCACAAAAGAGGCTATAGCACAGGAGCTATCGGCCTATATTGATGCCGTAAAAAAACGTCATGCTTTAATAGAGAAGCTTTACGAAAAGCAAAAGTTTACTCATTCGCGAAGTAAAGATGCAGCAACAGTGCTGGTTAAAATAAGTGAGGATAAAATTGTATTGGATCATGAAATTGTAATTACTCGCGATAGCTCATATAATAAATATGAAATTGGGCACATTTATGTACTTGGAGAATGGACAAACATTCACAGCAGAAAAGTTGCCGGTAAGGTGATCACTGCAATAAAGGATGGATTTGCTGACTGGAAGCTTAGCAATGATGACCCGGTTATAATTCATCTTGAAGAGGCCACAGTTGATCATACCACTGCTGCAACGTTAGCACAGATTGCTTTCAACGAACTGAGGTCCTTTACCAATATCAAAATATACTGCAGTGAAAGAAATTATAAGATACTTGAATCTGCTGATGGATTTTCGCTTGTAAAAAAACTAATTTTTATACAGAAAGCTTAACAGCCAATTGTATAAAAAAATCCATCCTTCCCTACTATACTCACCAAGCTTTCCAATAACTTCTGATGTGGTTTTATGTGGTACAAGGGATTTGCTTTCACAATATTTTCTTTGCCGTTGGGATGGCGCACATGAAAATATACAGGCTTATTTCCCTGATACCGTTGCAATAATTTTTTAATATTTTCAAGTATCTGAGTGTTTGTGCCAATGGGATTAATGATAATGTGCAGTTCACTTATCTGGGTCAGTTTGAACTGAGTAAGCGGTACTACTTTATTGGCAATCATTCGGGATGGTTTTTCGTTTTCAATTTCAACTGTTCCGGTAATCACCACCGGTTCCTGCGATACAATAAGCGACTCATATTCGGATAATGTCTGCGGCATAAATAATACCTGTATGCTGCCGGTGAGATCTTCAATGACTGCTTGCGCAAATTTATTTCCTTTCTGGCTTTGCTTAATCTGCACATTATTCAGAACGCCAACTAGAGTGATCGGTGAGCCGTTGACATTTTCTTCAAGCTCTTTTATTGGCGTACAGGCTAATTTTTCAATGTCTTTTGCAAATCGGCTCAAGGGATGCGAACTTGCGTAAATACCAAGCACTTCTTTTTCATATTGCAGTTTCTTGTTTTCGGGCCAATCATTAGTGGAGGTAGGCTCAATATGAATACGCGAATATGTTCTATCAGAAGTGCCAAACAAATCGCCCTGTCCTGTTGCAATATCCTGCTGAAGCTGTCGGGCAGTTTCTAACATCATATCTACTGATTCAAATAGTGCTGCACGGTTAGGATAGAGTGAATCAAATGCTCCCGCTTTTATGAGTGATTCTAACACGCCTTTGTTTACGGTCATAAGATCAATTGAAGTGAAGAAGCTGGTGAGGTCTTTGAATTCACCGTTGGTTTCCCGTGCCTTCAGAATAGATTCTATTGCTTTATCGCCTACACCTTTAATTGCTATAAGCCCGTAACGTATTGATTTACCTTCTATTGAAAAATCTCGCTGGCTTTTATTGATATCCGGCGGAAGGACCTGAATGCCCTTTGCCTTGCAGTCAGCATAGTATTTTGCAATGTCTTCAATTTTATCAACCTGTGCGGTTAAAAGCGCAGTCATGAATTCCAATGGGTAGTGTGCTTTAAGATATGCTGTCTGGTAAGATACAAGCGCATACGCAGCAGAATGCGATTTATTGAATCCATATCTTCCAAATGTAGCCATCAACTCGTATGTTTTTGTAGCAGTCTGTTCATCGATGCCCTTTGCTATTGCACCTTTGACAAATTTTGTGCCCATAGCATCTATAATCTCTGGCTTCTTTTTGCTCATAGCTTTTCTGAGTTTGTCTGCTTCAGGCAGAGAAAATCCACCCATAACCTGAGATATGAGCATAACCTGTTCCTGATAGACAATAACCCCAAGAGTATCTTTAAGTATTGGTTCAAGTGATGGATGCAGATATTCAATTTTGCTAGGGTCACGTTTTCGTTCAATATACTGTTCAACCATCCCGGAGTCAAGAGGGCCTGGTCGGTAAAGGGCAACTATTGCAATAATGTCATCAAGATTTGTGGGGCCCAATTTAAGCAGAATATTCTGCATGCCAGCTGATTCAAGCTGGAATACACCCATGGTATCTGCCTTTTGCAGCAGCTTGAATGTTTTTGCATCATCAAGCGGAATTGCATTTATATCTATATCAATATTTCTGTGTTTCTTTATAAGCTTTATGCATGTATCAATGATGGTGAGGTTGGCAAGCCCCAAAAAGTCCATCTTGACAAGGCCTGCTTTTTCTAAGCTCCCTTTTTCATATTGAGAGGAAACACTGCCATCCTTTGGGTCAACATACAGAGGAACATGCTCGGTTAAAGGATCACGTGATATAACAACACCTGCTGCGTGTTTGCCAGCAGAACGGGTGAGCCCTTCTACTTTTAATGCAATGTCAATAAGTTGTTTGCCTGTATCATTGGACTTGTAGAGCTGCTGCAATTCTTCTGAATTCTTCAGCGCCTCCTCTAAATCTTCATGATGAATAAGTTTGGTAAGTGCGTTAACCTGAGGAAGTGGAATGTTTAACGCTCGTGCAACATCACGTATGGCACCTTTGGATTTCATTTTATTAAATGTTATGATCTGGCTGACATGATCCTCGCCGTATTTCTTTTTCACATATTCTATGACCTCATCACGACGCAGAGCGCAGAAGTCAATGTCCATATCAGGCATTTCATTTCGTTCAGGATTTAAAAAGCGCTCAAACAGCAGGTTATATTTTATTGGGTCAAGCTCTGTTATACCAAGGCAGTATGAAACCATAGATCCAGCAGCCGACCCTCTGCCGGGACCAACGGGTATGCCATTATTTTTTGCAAACTGGATAAAATCCCATACAATGAGAAAGTATCCTGAAAACTGCATTCTTTTTATTACCGATAGCTCATAGTCAATGCGTTCTTTGATATAATCAGGGATAGATTGGCCATATCGTTTTTGTGCACCTTTATAAACTAGTTCAGTAAGGTAGCTGTCTTTTGTATACCCGTCGGGTACCTCAAAGTTGGGGAGTATGGGGTTGCCCAGTGGTATCTGGCAATCTATCATTTCGGCAATCTTCATAGTGTTGTAGAGGGCATCAGGATAATCTTCAAATGTTTTTTCCATTTCCTGAGGGCTTTTAAGATAAAACTGGTCGTTGGGGAAACGCATTCTTCCCGGGTCGTTTAACAGTTTGCCGGTTTGTATGCACAGCAAGACATCATGATAGTATGCATCGTCTCGTGAAACATAATGTGCATCATTGGTGGCTATTAAACCAATATTTAGTTTTGATGCCATTTCAATAAGCTTTGCATTCACATGCTTTTGTTCTTTGAGGTTGTGATACTGCAGTTCAAGGTAGAATCTATCTTTGCCAAAAAGGTCTGCAAACTCTTGTGCTCGAGCATACGCTTCATTTATTTTACCCTCTAATATGAGTGATGGGATTTCACCGGCAATGCAGGAAGTGCTTGCTATAAGCCCTTTGCTATATTTAGTTAAAAGTTCCCAGTCAATTCGTGGTTTATAATAAAAGCCTTCCAGATAACCAAGTGAGGATAATTTTATGAGATTTTTATACCCTTCGTAGTTTTCAGCAAGCAATATAAGGTGGTAGGCATTTTCCTCGTTGCTTGAGCGAGTACTTTGCTTATAAAACCGTGACCCGGGTGCAATGTAAAACTCTTGTCCTATTATTGGCTTTATGCCAGCTTTATGTGCTTCTTCGTAAAACTCTATTATGCCAAACATATTGCCATGATCAGTTAAGGCTATGGCTGGCATGTGGTGTTGTACTGCAAATTTTATAAGTTGCTGAATCCGTATGGCACCATCTAAAATTGAATATTCAGAATGGTTGTGAAGATGTACAAAATCCATAGTTTTTCTCGTATGTAGGGGGTTAATGTGATGAGCTATCGCCCAAAAAATACGACATAATATTATTTACTCTATAGCCAGTATACATATCTTTTTTTAATTTGCAAGTAGTATTATAAAAAAATTTCATTTAATTTTTTATACTTTTTGCAATATGTTGTTGACCATATTAAAAATATGCGATAGATTTTGAAAAAATGAATACTATAAAAAACAGATTGCCATATTTAAAAAAACAAATTTTAATGGTTGCAAATGATGTAATGTATTTCGGAGGAACCGATGATTGATACAAAGCTTTTAGATATTTTAGCATGCCCTGCCTGTAAAGGGGATGTTGAATATGATGCACGTAACGAAAAAATTATATGCACCCAATGCAAAAAGAAATATCCCGTTAAAGACGGCATCCCTGTTATGCTTGTTGAAGAAGCGGAAGAATAATTGAATAGATAGAGGTTACAATATGTTTGATTCAAAGCATCCTGTTGTAAAAGTAGCTGGGTATATTATTGTAGGCTTTTTTGTACTTATAATAATAATTTCATTTGGCATGCCCGACTTTTTGTCACGAATGGGATTTGACCAGAATACCATTGCAAAAGTCAACGGTGAAGTAATAGGATATATGGATTTTATTCGCTATCGTGATACACACATGGTTGGCAAGAGTGAAGACCCTAAACAGCAGCAGCGCATGATCATAGAACGTATGATACAGGAAAAACTGCTGGTTCAACTTGCAAAGAAAGAAGGTATTGTGGTAACGGAAAAAGAAATAAAAAGTGTTATCCGCAACCGGTTTTCGGACAATACTGGTACATTTAATGAAACGTTTTTCAGAAATTTTCTGGATAGATTCCATATGGGAATATCAGATTACTATAAATATGTTGAAAATGAAATATATCTTGGCAAATTGCAGAATATGCTTCTTGCTGGAGTCAGTGTTTCACCTCTTGAACTTTTGACTGAATACCGAATGCAAAATGCAAAGCTGAAAATACAGTATTCATTTTTATCAAATCAGGAACTGGCAAAACGGTTTGCCAGCACAATTGCTGTCACTGATGAAGAAGTGGACGCAGAACTTAAAAAGAACCCTAAAGAATTAAAGGACCCTAAAACTGATAGACAGCGAATCAAGGATAAGCTTGCCAATGATAAATTGGAAAAAGTAAAACAAGAAATTGCAAAGAAGATTGACCAGCTTGCACTTTCCGGCAGGCCATTTGCAGAAGCACAGAGTATATTACAGGGGGTTGTAGCATTTTCAAATGAGTTTGTGCCAGGCGATTTGATAAGGGAAAAAGATGAAAAAGGCAGAATTCTCTACCCATTGCAAGAGTCAAAAATATTCCAGTCTGACGTGTTCAGTTTACCAAAGGGTGCAACTTCACGGTGTGTTTTTGGTTTTGATGGATTGTATATCTTTACGCCTGTAGTACGAAATATCCCAGGTAATCAGATACCAGATAAGGAAAAGCAGACACTTGAACAAAACCTTTTTTATACAAAGGCTAATTCTTTATATATATCATTGTTAACCCGATTGTTTGAAACGTCGAAAATAATAAGGAATCAGAAGTTTGAAGCACAGTAGTGTTCACAGTGGTTATAAATTTGTTACACAGCTAAGGGGTAATTTATGAATATTAATGCTGAATATGTGAATCCATTTTTAGAGGCAGCAAGTGCAGTATTCAAACAGCTTCTTAATGTTGATTTAAGGCGAGGGAAGCTGGTATTAAAAGAGGTTCCACAGCCATCACATGATGTTGCTATTATAATTGGTATTACGGGTGCAGTCACTGGACAGGTTGTGTTTAGCATGAGCCTGGAAATGGTAAAGAAGATTGCACAGATACTTGCTCCCGGATTATCTGAGAAGGATATAATGAATGAATGGAAGGATATTGTGGGTGAAGTTGCCAATATGATTACCGGGAATGCAATGAACCTTTTTGCCTATTCGGGCAAACGTGTTGAAATGACAACCCCTACAGTTATAGAAGGTGAAAGTTTTACCATTACTCTAATAAAACAAACAACGCTTGGGATAAATCTATACAGTCCCTTTGGGCAATTGGAGATGAACGTTGCATTAAAATAAATATATATTATTCCGGGAAATAGGTTGCATCAAGCCTCTTTAGTTCATCGGCCACTCGTTCTTTCAATGGTGAGGAATAAAATGCATTGTATGCGGGATCCTGTGAACGCTTGAGAAATATAGTATACACTTTACGAGCAAGTTCCACATCTTTTAAATTGGGATCGGTACTTAAAATCTTTCCTAACCAGTAGTAAGCATCATCAACCGTTTCACGATCATTATACTGTTTTATTACCCTGATTAAAGCATGCAATGCAGCATTGCCTTTTTTTTGTGCTATATACAGTTGAGCTGCCAGTATCAGCGCATCGTCAGAAAAATCCTGATCAGGATATAATCCTGCAACTTTTGTGTAGTATTCAATTGCATCAAGTGGTTTGCCCATAGCTTGATTAACCCTGCCAATCATAAATAGCGCTGCAGGATATTCACCTGACTGCTCGGGTATGGCCGATAGCTCTTGCATTGCATTGGTAAATTTTTGCTGCTGCATATATATCTTTGCTTTCCATAAAGAAGCCTGATCTTTAAAAGGGCTTTGCGGATAATTTTTCTGTAAACTATCTAATGCTTGCAGTGCGCGTTCATAAAATTCAGCATTATAAAAATCAATGCCTTGTTTTAGCAAGACATCATCAGGTGTATTAGCCCCTTTCTTTTGAGAAGAATCATCCTGACCTTTGTATTGCATTGGAATTTTAGTGGCTTTTGGTTCAGAAAGGATGGTTTCCAGTATAGTTTCTTTATTTACCGGCTGTGATACGAGTAGTGAGCATACAATAACTATTGCTATACAATTCATTGCTCAAACACCTTATCGCGGATATCCATTGGCTTAAGATCTTTTGAACTTTTTGGCGAAATGGTTTCTTTTTTTTCAATGTCGGGTGCCTGTGATTGTGGTTTTACAGGAGCTGTTACTTGCTTGCCCTGATTTGCCTTCATTGTGTCTACTGGCTTAACCACTGGTGGCGTGTAATCAGGAATTATAGGTTCAACAGGTTTTGAGTCATTTAAACCTGAAAGAGGCTTTTGTATTTCTTTAACGTCTTTGGGAATTTCAAGAGGTTTTGCAGGCATTGTCATTGCCTCGTCCTCTTTTGTTGGGTATGCCACCTTGTTGTCGGTTAGCTGCTGACGCTGTTCCATAAGTGCACTTTCAAGCATAGACTGGAATGATCCGGGCTCTTTTTTCATTTTTATGTCAAGGTCAAACACATCGTTGGTTATTTCTGCGTATGGTCTGCCAGCTGGTTTTGCAGATTGCTTGCCAAGATTATATCCAATAAATATGGCAGCAATTGATAAAAGAAATACAAGAAAGAAAAATCCTTCTTTTATGGATTGCTGCGTGCGAATATCAATAGAATCAATCATTCTATTTAATGTTCGCACGATTGCCTGTAATATTGATGCTATTGGATTCATAATTATGACTTTGCGTTATTCTCTATCAATAATAATAACAATATTGCCTTTTTTCAAGTTATTTCTTGTTGAGCTACTTGCAAGAATTTTTTTTAAGTCAGAATTTGCAATTACCGGGCACCGATTATACAGGCGAAGTGAAGCACAGTAATATGGGTTTGGGCCAGCTTTTTTATGGCGCAATGCTATGTCATCGCCAAAACAATATGCAACTGTACCGTAGATATAAGCATCACGTGAGTCGATAAAATCCTTGCCAAAGATTTCGGTTCCATCCTCTGCATAAAGCGATGGGAAAAGCATGGGGGTAAATTTCTGACCGCGTGTATCCACAATAAGTCCTGAATACTCGGTTGCAGGTAGTTTTACCGGTAGTTGGGGAATATCTTTTGATGGCAATGCTTGGGGCAAAAGCTTTAAAAGCCTTCCCATAGGCAATGTGGCAATGCATTGAGTAGTAATTGCACCCTCTGGTTTATAAGTGTATTTGATGACGTTGGGATATTGCCCTAACTGTATCTGTGAATAATCATCAATCTGTATACAGTTGCCTAATGTTTGCTGCGGGTCAAGCTGTATAGTCTGCAGGGCTGCAATGAGTAACTGTGTTGCACTGTCTTTTGCTTCTTCTATTGCCCTGCTGCGTGCATTATTTACTGATAGTGGCTCAAGAGTTGAACTGTCAAGCGGCATGCCACTGTCGGTAACTGTAGGTTTGCAAGATGCTTTTGCCACAATTATCTGATCGGTCCAGTTAATCTCTACATTGTTGTAGTACTGAATAACTTTATTGCTTACGGGTGATAATGGCAATGCAA
Proteins encoded in this window:
- a CDS encoding IclR family transcriptional regulator, which translates into the protein MAKVIQSLERGLRILEILAKSDRPLSLNEITKHFSIDKSSIFRLLGTLVSYDFVHQDPDTKKYTLGFKIMELSGAFGEQTRIETFLRPVLKYVCEKTHQNTHLAVLHNQDVVFIAVEQPRNNLSMHISVGTREPAFPTALGKVLLAFMETKEKENILHSVRLKKYTDNTITSMSSYKKHLAQIVRDKYAMDNEEYRAGVICIAAPVFNHRGIAEYSIGISGSKEQVLPHINEYIAIIKDAGVEGSRLLGMPQ
- a CDS encoding SurA N-terminal domain-containing protein, which produces MFDSKHPVVKVAGYIIVGFFVLIIIISFGMPDFLSRMGFDQNTIAKVNGEVIGYMDFIRYRDTHMVGKSEDPKQQQRMIIERMIQEKLLVQLAKKEGIVVTEKEIKSVIRNRFSDNTGTFNETFFRNFLDRFHMGISDYYKYVENEIYLGKLQNMLLAGVSVSPLELLTEYRMQNAKLKIQYSFLSNQELAKRFASTIAVTDEEVDAELKKNPKELKDPKTDRQRIKDKLANDKLEKVKQEIAKKIDQLALSGRPFAEAQSILQGVVAFSNEFVPGDLIREKDEKGRILYPLQESKIFQSDVFSLPKGATSRCVFGFDGLYIFTPVVRNIPGNQIPDKEKQTLEQNLFYTKANSLYISLLTRLFETSKIIRNQKFEAQ
- a CDS encoding tetratricopeptide repeat protein: MNCIAIVIVCSLLVSQPVNKETILETILSEPKATKIPMQYKGQDDSSQKKGANTPDDVLLKQGIDFYNAEFYERALQALDSLQKNYPQSPFKDQASLWKAKIYMQQQKFTNAMQELSAIPEQSGEYPAALFMIGRVNQAMGKPLDAIEYYTKVAGLYPDQDFSDDALILAAQLYIAQKKGNAALHALIRVIKQYNDRETVDDAYYWLGKILSTDPNLKDVELARKVYTIFLKRSQDPAYNAFYSSPLKERVADELKRLDATYFPE
- a CDS encoding Trm112 family protein gives rise to the protein MIDTKLLDILACPACKGDVEYDARNEKIICTQCKKKYPVKDGIPVMLVEEAEE
- the panC gene encoding pantoate--beta-alanine ligase, coding for MKIINTISELRNEIAQHRQRNKKIGFVPTMGYLHQGHLSLVDISKQYSDYQVMSIFVNKMQFNDPKDYDTYPRDYERDFALAKGAGVDLIFLPDDSQMYQNRLTYVDIEMMTDHLCGATRPGHFRGVLTVVAKLFNIVQPDVSVFGQKDIQQAVIIQKMVKDLNFPVKIIVAPIIREPDGLAMSSRNVHLKGDDRTNAVFIYKSLQKAQQLIAQGVIQANTLIPAITDIISQGKPKKIDYVSVVDYETLQPIETLKDKSVIAVAAFFGPTRLIDNMIVEKQGDSYRCVY
- the dnaE gene encoding DNA polymerase III subunit alpha, with translation MDFVHLHNHSEYSILDGAIRIQQLIKFAVQHHMPAIALTDHGNMFGIIEFYEEAHKAGIKPIIGQEFYIAPGSRFYKQSTRSSNEENAYHLILLAENYEGYKNLIKLSSLGYLEGFYYKPRIDWELLTKYSKGLIASTSCIAGEIPSLILEGKINEAYARAQEFADLFGKDRFYLELQYHNLKEQKHVNAKLIEMASKLNIGLIATNDAHYVSRDDAYYHDVLLCIQTGKLLNDPGRMRFPNDQFYLKSPQEMEKTFEDYPDALYNTMKIAEMIDCQIPLGNPILPNFEVPDGYTKDSYLTELVYKGAQKRYGQSIPDYIKERIDYELSVIKRMQFSGYFLIVWDFIQFAKNNGIPVGPGRGSAAGSMVSYCLGITELDPIKYNLLFERFLNPERNEMPDMDIDFCALRRDEVIEYVKKKYGEDHVSQIITFNKMKSKGAIRDVARALNIPLPQVNALTKLIHHEDLEEALKNSEELQQLYKSNDTGKQLIDIALKVEGLTRSAGKHAAGVVISRDPLTEHVPLYVDPKDGSVSSQYEKGSLEKAGLVKMDFLGLANLTIIDTCIKLIKKHRNIDIDINAIPLDDAKTFKLLQKADTMGVFQLESAGMQNILLKLGPTNLDDIIAIVALYRPGPLDSGMVEQYIERKRDPSKIEYLHPSLEPILKDTLGVIVYQEQVMLISQVMGGFSLPEADKLRKAMSKKKPEIIDAMGTKFVKGAIAKGIDEQTATKTYELMATFGRYGFNKSHSAAYALVSYQTAYLKAHYPLEFMTALLTAQVDKIEDIAKYYADCKAKGIQVLPPDINKSQRDFSIEGKSIRYGLIAIKGVGDKAIESILKARETNGEFKDLTSFFTSIDLMTVNKGVLESLIKAGAFDSLYPNRAALFESVDMMLETARQLQQDIATGQGDLFGTSDRTYSRIHIEPTSTNDWPENKKLQYEKEVLGIYASSHPLSRFAKDIEKLACTPIKELEENVNGSPITLVGVLNNVQIKQSQKGNKFAQAVIEDLTGSIQVLFMPQTLSEYESLIVSQEPVVITGTVEIENEKPSRMIANKVVPLTQFKLTQISELHIIINPIGTNTQILENIKKLLQRYQGNKPVYFHVRHPNGKENIVKANPLYHIKPHQKLLESLVSIVGKDGFFYTIGC
- a CDS encoding chemotaxis protein CheX, translating into MNINAEYVNPFLEAASAVFKQLLNVDLRRGKLVLKEVPQPSHDVAIIIGITGAVTGQVVFSMSLEMVKKIAQILAPGLSEKDIMNEWKDIVGEVANMITGNAMNLFAYSGKRVEMTTPTVIEGESFTITLIKQTTLGINLYSPFGQLEMNVALK
- a CDS encoding class I SAM-dependent methyltransferase is translated as MNYETVPCILCNSHNFTTLFSKPFENGENFNLVRCSNCGLEFVNPRPYYSNIHLYYKEYFNKRTDRGYNNYFSEYMRNEVLRLLTLNLIDLHFYDFERALGKEKWSLDIGCAAGYFVDYLTQRGWHAEGIDIAEDCIEFARNSLHVNAYCGDFLSYEFNKKYDCITMWATIEHLHYPDKFIEKIFSLLHNNGMLYISTCRSSAFSFGVLFGKNWRYYNFPHHLYFFSYRTLAKLLQLKGFAVTRFVTYGSGIGKPGSMIRKLADMAAKKMYLGDMMLVAAKKVGTYDSLHESLS